From the Lolium rigidum isolate FL_2022 chromosome 2, APGP_CSIRO_Lrig_0.1, whole genome shotgun sequence genome, one window contains:
- the LOC124692931 gene encoding ubiquinol oxidase 1c, mitochondrial-like, whose amino-acid sequence MRSRVAGSVLLRHLGPRVFGAAAAPRPLLAGAGGEGGVWARLLATNAAEAAKEEVAASKDNVASTAAATAEVIQAAKEREKSGVVSSYWGIAPAKLVNKDGAEWKWSCFRPWEAYTSDTSIDITKHHQPKVLLDKIAYWTVKSLRVPTDIFFQRRYGCRAMMLETVAAVPGMVGGMLLHLRSLRRFEQSGGWIRALLEEAENERMHLMTFMEVADPKWYERALVLAVQGVFFNAYFVGYLLSPKFAHRVVGYLEEEAIHSYTEFLRDIEAGRIENVPAPRIAIDYWRLPADARLKDVVTVVRADEAHHRDVNHFAADIHFQGLELNKTPAPLGYH is encoded by the exons atGAGGTCCCGCGTTGCCGGATCCGTCCTTCTCCGCCACCTGGGCCCGCGCGTCTTCGGCGCGGCGGCTGCGCCGAGGCCCCTGCTTGCTGGTgccggaggagaagggggcgtgTGGGCGCGGCTGCTGGCCACCAACGCCGCCGAGGCGGCGAAGGAGGAGGTGGCTGCGTCCAAGGACAACGTCGCGAGCACCGCCGCCGCGACGGCCGAGGTGATACAGGCCGCGAAGGAGCGGGAGAAGAGCGGCGTGGTGAGCAGCTACTGGGGCATCGCCCCGGCCAAGCTGGTGAACAAGGACGGCGCCGAGTGGAAGTGGTCTTGCTTCAGG CCGTGGGAGGCGTATACGTCGGACACGTCGATCGACATCACGAAGCACCACCAGCCCAAGGTGCTGCTCGACAAGATCGCGTACTGGACCGTCAAGTCGCTGCGCGTGCCCACGGATATCTTCTTCCAG AGGAGGTACGGGTGCCGTGCGATGATGCTGGAGACGGTGGCGGCGGTGCCGGGTATGGTGGGCGGGATGCTGCTGCACCTGCGGTCGCTCCGGCGGTTCGAGCAGAGCGGCGGGTGGATCCGGGCGCTGCTGGAGGAGGCGGAGAACGAGCGGATGCACCTGATGACCTTCATGGAGGTTGCCGACCCCAAGTGGTACGAGCGCGCGCTGGTGCTGGCCGTGCAGGGCGTCTTCTTCAACGCCTACTTCGTCGGGTACCTCCTGTCCCCCAAGTTCGCGCACCGCGTCGTCGGCTacctcgaggaggaggccatccacTCCTACACCGAGTTCCTCCGCGACATCGAGGCCGGCAGGATCGAGAACGTCCCGGCACCGCGCATCGCTATCGACTACTGGCGGCTCCCCGCCGACGCCAGGCTCAAGGACGTGGTCACCGTCGTGCGCGCCGACGAGGCGCACCACCGCGACGTGAACCACTTCGCCGCG GACATCCATTTCCAGGGGCTGGAACTCAACAAGACGCCGGCGCCGCTCGGCTATCACTGA